The window GATATTGGATTTATAAATTATGAATTAAGTATGTTAAATTTACAAATAAAAAATATTTTGTCCTGTTCTACAGTTATAGATACTTTATTGTTATCTAGAAAAATTTTTCCTGGTAAGAAAAATACTTTAGATTCTTTATGTTCTAGATATTTTATTAAGAACTATGAGAGAAATTTACATAGTGCATTGTTGGATGCTCAATTATTAGCTAAAGTATATTTAGCTATGACCAGTTTTCAAGAATCAATAGATTTTTTTGATGATACTAAAGAAAAAGATGATTTTAGTTTCTTTATTAAAAAAAAGAAAAATTTACATTTTTCTAAAATACGTTGGGCTTCTGCTGGTGAAAAAAAATTACATAAATCATATTTGAAATATATGATGAAAAAAAATAAAAAATGTCTCTGGTATATTAATGAATAAGATTTTTGATAGTATTAATTTTAATTTGACAGAATTTATATTTTAATATAACATTATTATTTCAAGTTACATAGGTGCGGTAGTTCAGTTGGTTAGAATACCGGCTTGTCACGCCGGGGGTCGCGGGTTCAAATCCCGTCCGCACCGAGTAATCTCTTAATTTATTTAATAAATCATTATAAATATTTTATAAAATATTTATAATTTAAAATTATAAAATTTACTTTTTTTAAATCCTTCTTTATCTCTTCATAAATTACCAATTTTCTTTTAAAAAAATTAAAGATAAATTTTTAATTAAATTAATATAAGATATATTTAATCTATTTGTATGAATATTTTATACAATAAGTTATATATAAAATATATTTATTAAATATTGATTTTTACTAAATTTACATTTTTTAAAACTTCAAAGATATAACATAACTATTTCATAAAGAGTATACTTAAAAATAAAATATAAATAATTGAAAAGTTTTATTGATCCATAATAAATTTTAATCATCATTTTACTTGTTTTTATTACTAAATTTATGGCACTTTATAGTTGCGAGATGTGCTGATATGAACAAGAAATACATTGTTACTTGGGATATGTTGCAAATTCATGCTAGAAAATTAGCAAAAAAATTACTTTCAGTTGATCAATGGAAAGGTATTATTGCAGTTAGTCGAGGTGGTTTAATTCCTTCGGCTCTTTTAGCAAGAGAGCTGGGAATTCGTTTTGTAGATACTGTATGTATCTCTAGTTATGATTATAATCATTTGCGTAATATGAAAATAATTAAAAAAGCGAAGGATTACGGTGAAAAAATTATTGTTGTAGATGATTTAGTAGATACAGGCGGAACAGCTCGAGTAATTAGAAAAATGTATCCAAATGCTTATTTTGTAACTATTTTTGCTAAGCCACTCGGTCGTTTATTAGTTGATGACTACATCATAGATATTCCTCAAAATGTTTGGATTGAACAACCGTGGGATATGGGTGTTTCTTATATAAAACCTTTGGTTAAAGATATTTAAAAATTATTTAAATTTAATTTAATATTATTTTATTTTTATAAAGTTTTGTATTTAATTTTTGGACATTTAGTAAGATAAAATATTTTTTATTTATAAAATTAATTTTTTTTTAATAAAAATTGATTTATTAAAATATTATAGATATATTTTATATATCAACATATTAATTTTAGAATAAAGGATAATTTAAAATGAATACAGATGAAAAAAAATCAAGCAATGATAATTTAAATAAATCTGTGATTAAAGAATCTACGGATCCATTGGAAAAATTTAAACTATCTATTGATGAAGAAATTATAAAACTTGAAAAAGAATTTTTATTAATTGAAAATAATTTATTTAATGAAAAAAAAAATATAGAACAAGAAATATATAAAATAAAAAAAAGAATTCAAAAAGATATAGAAAATACTTATAAATTTTCTTTAGAAAAATTTATTAATGAATTATTGCAAATAATAGATAATCTCGAAAGATCGTTAAATTTATCAAATAAATTAAATGATAATTTAACAGAAGTTTTTAATAAATTAGAAATGACTGTAAAGTTATATTTAGATATTTTAAATTTATTTGGTGTATCAGTAATTAATAGTATCGATGTACCTTTTAATCCAGATATTCATCAAGCTATGTCGATACAATTTTCAGAGACAATAAAAGACAATCATGTGATATCTATTTTACAAAAAGGTTATTTATTACATAATAGATTATTACGTCCAGCAATGGTGGTAGTATCACAAGTAAAAAAATAATATTT of the Buchnera aphidicola (Pemphigus immunis) genome contains:
- the dnaQ gene encoding DNA polymerase III subunit epsilon, whose translation is MKKNKIRQIALDTETTGINNKGIFYEQHRIIEIGAIEIIDRDFTGNNFHTYIQPNRSVDPKAFSVHGISDKFLKNKPIFNEIAVDFLNYINGAELIIHNATFDIGFINYELSMLNLQIKNILSCSTVIDTLLLSRKIFPGKKNTLDSLCSRYFIKNYERNLHSALLDAQLLAKVYLAMTSFQESIDFFDDTKEKDDFSFFIKKKKNLHFSKIRWASAGEKKLHKSYLKYMMKKNKKCLWYINE
- the gpt gene encoding xanthine phosphoribosyltransferase; its protein translation is MNKKYIVTWDMLQIHARKLAKKLLSVDQWKGIIAVSRGGLIPSALLARELGIRFVDTVCISSYDYNHLRNMKIIKKAKDYGEKIIVVDDLVDTGGTARVIRKMYPNAYFVTIFAKPLGRLLVDDYIIDIPQNVWIEQPWDMGVSYIKPLVKDI
- the grpE gene encoding nucleotide exchange factor GrpE, which translates into the protein MNTDEKKSSNDNLNKSVIKESTDPLEKFKLSIDEEIIKLEKEFLLIENNLFNEKKNIEQEIYKIKKRIQKDIENTYKFSLEKFINELLQIIDNLERSLNLSNKLNDNLTEVFNKLEMTVKLYLDILNLFGVSVINSIDVPFNPDIHQAMSIQFSETIKDNHVISILQKGYLLHNRLLRPAMVVVSQVKK